A part of Terriglobus roseus genomic DNA contains:
- the htpG gene encoding molecular chaperone HtpG, translating into MAKQEFQTEVSQLLQLIVHSLYSHPEIFLRELISNSSDALDKLRHLSLTDEKFKALVGNGIDAPRIDLELDEANKLLTLSDTGVGMNQEDLISHLGTIARSGTKNFLSHLSGDARKDSNLIGQFGVGFYSVFMVADKVDVYSRKAGEESTWKWTSDGKTGFDLEEVTGEHARSVAGTTIVIHLNEEGAQYANGYRLQEIVKKYSNHIAFPIFLTYDKSEWDAEKKESIKTRTTEQVNAASAMWRRSKSELKDDDYKEMYKSLTGDWDDPLFWFHTRAEGTLEYTTLFYIPSKAPMDLYQQDYKGGVKLYVKRVFIMDDSKDLLPPYLRFVRGIIDSEDLPLNVSREILQQNKVLTSIKTASVKKILSELKTIATNDKEKYAQFIAEYNRPLKEGVYGDYANRDTLLDLVRFKSTKVEGLTSLAEAKERMQPEQKALYYITGGSDSMLRNSPLLEIYKKKGIEVLILDDEIDEIVFSAVPQYGDVEFKAVNKSSTSEDLKDEATPEKTEELKPLLEKIKATLGDAVKDVRASSRLADSPSVIVSDEDEPSARMRRMMEAMGQKDLPAMQPTLEINPDHEIIRKLLADPSNSRVDDAAWLLFDQALLLEGVPLKDPTTFVQRLNRVLNQSI; encoded by the coding sequence ATGGCAAAACAGGAATTTCAGACAGAAGTATCGCAACTCCTTCAGCTCATCGTTCATTCGCTGTATTCGCACCCGGAGATCTTTCTCCGCGAACTGATTTCCAACTCGTCGGACGCGCTGGATAAGCTGCGCCACCTGAGCCTGACGGATGAGAAGTTCAAGGCGTTGGTGGGCAACGGCATTGATGCACCGCGCATTGATCTGGAGCTGGATGAAGCGAACAAGCTGCTGACGCTGTCCGACACGGGCGTTGGCATGAACCAGGAAGATTTGATTTCGCACCTGGGTACCATTGCGCGTTCGGGAACGAAGAACTTCCTCTCGCACCTTTCCGGCGATGCGCGTAAGGACTCCAACCTGATCGGTCAGTTCGGTGTGGGTTTCTACTCCGTGTTTATGGTCGCGGATAAGGTGGATGTCTACTCGCGCAAGGCGGGTGAAGAGAGCACGTGGAAGTGGACCAGTGATGGCAAGACGGGCTTTGATCTTGAGGAAGTCACGGGCGAGCATGCGCGCAGTGTGGCTGGAACGACCATCGTTATCCATCTGAATGAAGAGGGCGCGCAGTACGCCAATGGATATCGGCTGCAGGAGATTGTGAAGAAGTATTCCAATCACATCGCCTTCCCCATCTTCCTGACGTATGACAAGAGCGAATGGGACGCGGAGAAGAAGGAATCCATCAAGACGCGCACCACGGAGCAGGTGAATGCTGCGAGCGCGATGTGGCGTCGTTCCAAGTCAGAGCTGAAGGATGACGACTACAAGGAGATGTACAAATCGCTTACCGGCGATTGGGATGATCCGCTGTTCTGGTTCCACACACGCGCAGAAGGCACGCTGGAATACACCACGCTGTTTTACATTCCGTCGAAGGCGCCAATGGACCTGTATCAACAGGACTACAAGGGCGGCGTGAAGCTGTATGTGAAGCGCGTGTTCATCATGGACGACTCGAAGGATCTGCTGCCGCCGTATCTGCGTTTTGTGCGCGGCATCATTGATTCTGAAGATCTGCCGCTGAATGTGTCGCGCGAGATTCTGCAGCAGAACAAGGTGTTGACCAGCATCAAGACAGCCAGCGTGAAGAAGATCCTGTCGGAGTTGAAGACCATTGCAACGAACGACAAGGAGAAGTACGCGCAGTTCATCGCAGAGTACAACCGTCCGCTGAAGGAAGGCGTGTACGGCGATTACGCGAATCGTGACACGCTGCTGGACCTGGTGCGCTTCAAGTCGACGAAGGTAGAAGGCCTGACATCGCTTGCGGAAGCAAAAGAGCGCATGCAGCCTGAGCAGAAGGCGCTGTATTACATCACCGGTGGATCAGATAGCATGCTGCGCAACTCGCCGTTGTTGGAGATCTACAAGAAGAAGGGCATCGAAGTTCTGATTCTTGATGACGAGATTGATGAGATCGTCTTTTCCGCAGTGCCGCAGTACGGCGATGTGGAATTCAAGGCGGTGAATAAGTCGTCGACCTCAGAAGACCTAAAGGATGAAGCGACTCCGGAGAAGACGGAAGAACTGAAGCCGTTGCTGGAGAAGATCAAGGCCACGCTGGGCGATGCAGTGAAGGATGTGCGTGCGTCGTCGCGTTTGGCGGATAGTCCTTCGGTCATCGTCAGCGATGAGGACGAGCCTTCCGCGCGTATGCGACGCATGATGGAGGCAATGGGGCAGAAGGATCTGCCCGCGATGCAGCCCACGCTGGAGATCAATCCGGATCACGAGATCATTCGCAAGCTGCTGGCTGACCCAAGCAACAGCCGCGTGGACGATGCAGCGTGGTTGTTGTTCGATCAGGCTCTGCTGTTGGAGGGCGTGCCGTTGAAGGATCCCACAACGTTTGTGCAGCGATTGAATCGCGTGTTGAACCAGTCGATCTAG
- a CDS encoding alpha-L-arabinofuranosidase C-terminal domain-containing protein, which produces MLTRLSAIATAAVLTASLAHAQATLTIQADKPAHPVSPMLYGLMTEEINYSYDGGLYAEMVRNRTFHHDWSGMQHWIVDNAGDSAATIKMVAGDGPSEALLDSMRVDITTATDAAPAGVRNDGWWGMALKPDTTYEGSFYARGDLGSVTVSLVNNTTGRVVATTTVDGITGDWKQHTFSLKTARIEASANNHLLLSFKKPGSVMFQLVSLFPPTYKNRANGNRTDLMEMMAGMHPKFLRLPGGNYLEGDTVEERFDWKATLGPLADRPGHRSPWNYPSTDGMGLLEFLEWTEDLNIEPVLAVYAGYSLKGTHIAAGAHMQPFVDDALDEIEFTMGSADTKWGAVRAKLGHPQPFPLHYVEIGNEDNLDHSGSYEERWPQFAKAIHDKYPNLKLIATAPVKRGLQPDLIDDHYYKRAEEFYTMTDHYDHVPRTGPKIFVGEWATREGSPTTDLGAALADAAWMTGMERNSDLIEMSAYAPLFVNVNPGGMQWESDLIGYDAAKSYGSPSYYAQSMFAQYLGTEVSQTQLTGGVHTRFFTSVTRDPAKGEIYVKLVNGSTDPQPLDVKVEGAAVTGPAAVITLKGDARTATNSIDDPTRIVPQTSRLRTSAGIHHTVPPLSVQVLVLTAK; this is translated from the coding sequence ATGCTCACAAGACTCTCTGCCATTGCCACTGCTGCTGTTCTTACTGCGTCCCTTGCGCACGCGCAGGCCACGCTAACCATTCAGGCCGATAAGCCGGCACATCCCGTCAGTCCCATGCTTTACGGCCTGATGACGGAGGAGATCAATTACTCCTACGACGGCGGCCTGTATGCGGAGATGGTGCGCAATCGCACGTTCCACCATGACTGGAGCGGCATGCAGCATTGGATCGTAGATAACGCAGGCGACTCCGCCGCGACGATCAAGATGGTGGCCGGTGATGGCCCGTCCGAAGCATTGCTGGACAGCATGCGTGTGGATATTACAACCGCGACGGATGCCGCGCCTGCCGGTGTGCGCAACGATGGATGGTGGGGCATGGCGTTGAAGCCCGACACCACCTACGAAGGCTCGTTCTATGCGCGTGGCGATCTAGGTTCTGTGACGGTCTCGCTGGTGAACAACACTACGGGCAGAGTCGTTGCAACCACCACCGTGGATGGCATCACTGGCGATTGGAAGCAGCACACGTTTTCATTGAAAACGGCAAGGATTGAGGCCAGTGCGAACAATCATCTGCTGCTGAGTTTCAAGAAACCGGGCAGCGTCATGTTTCAGCTCGTGTCGTTGTTTCCGCCAACCTATAAGAACCGCGCGAATGGCAACCGTACTGACCTGATGGAGATGATGGCGGGGATGCATCCGAAGTTCCTGCGTCTGCCGGGCGGCAACTACCTTGAAGGCGACACGGTGGAAGAGCGCTTTGATTGGAAGGCCACGCTAGGGCCGCTGGCGGATCGTCCGGGACATCGCAGTCCATGGAATTACCCGTCGACCGACGGCATGGGCCTGCTGGAGTTCCTGGAGTGGACTGAGGATCTGAACATTGAGCCGGTATTGGCGGTCTACGCGGGGTATTCGCTGAAGGGAACGCACATTGCCGCAGGCGCGCACATGCAGCCATTTGTGGATGACGCGCTGGACGAGATTGAGTTCACCATGGGCAGCGCCGATACCAAATGGGGCGCGGTGCGCGCGAAACTGGGGCATCCGCAGCCGTTTCCGCTGCATTACGTGGAGATCGGTAACGAGGATAATCTCGACCACTCCGGTAGTTATGAAGAGCGCTGGCCGCAGTTTGCGAAGGCGATCCACGACAAGTATCCGAATCTGAAACTGATCGCGACTGCGCCGGTGAAGCGTGGTCTGCAACCGGACCTCATTGACGATCACTATTACAAGCGCGCGGAAGAGTTTTACACCATGACCGATCATTACGATCATGTGCCGCGTACGGGACCGAAGATTTTTGTTGGCGAGTGGGCCACACGTGAAGGTTCGCCAACCACGGATCTTGGCGCTGCTCTTGCCGATGCTGCCTGGATGACAGGCATGGAGCGCAACAGCGACCTTATTGAAATGTCTGCGTATGCGCCGCTGTTTGTGAATGTGAATCCCGGCGGCATGCAGTGGGAGAGCGATCTCATTGGTTATGACGCGGCGAAGAGCTACGGTTCGCCCTCGTATTATGCGCAGAGCATGTTTGCGCAGTACCTGGGCACTGAGGTTTCGCAGACTCAGTTGACCGGCGGCGTGCACACGCGGTTCTTCACCTCGGTCACACGCGATCCTGCAAAGGGCGAGATTTACGTGAAGCTGGTGAACGGCTCAACGGATCCTCAGCCGCTGGATGTGAAGGTGGAGGGTGCTGCTGTCACCGGCCCCGCAGCGGTTATCACGCTGAAGGGCGACGCACGCACGGCCACTAACAGCATTGACGATCCCACACGCATCGTCCCGCAAACCTCGCGTCTGCGTACCTCGGCGGGCATTCACCATACGGTGCCACCGTTAAGTGTGCAGGTGCTGGTGCTTACGGCGAAGTAG
- a CDS encoding GreA/GreB family elongation factor, producing MLDITKKLEEEIKLLEHELTTELPAEIKKAVALGDLSENAEYHSAKQRQEFVNARLGQLKKRMGELSLVNLTNIPADRVGFGSTIVVFDNTKGEEITYRLVTSEESDVTKGLISTTSPIGKALVGKKVGDETTVVTPNGKRELEILKLTTIHDEA from the coding sequence ATGCTCGACATTACGAAGAAGCTCGAAGAAGAGATCAAACTCCTGGAACACGAGTTGACTACGGAACTGCCTGCAGAGATCAAGAAGGCAGTTGCGCTGGGTGACCTGAGCGAGAACGCCGAATATCACTCTGCCAAGCAGCGGCAGGAGTTTGTAAACGCTCGCCTGGGTCAGTTGAAAAAGCGTATGGGTGAACTGTCACTGGTGAACCTGACGAACATTCCCGCTGACCGCGTCGGTTTCGGCTCGACCATCGTTGTTTTCGACAACACCAAAGGCGAAGAGATTACCTATCGACTGGTGACCAGCGAAGAGAGCGACGTGACCAAGGGGCTGATCAGCACTACATCGCCAATTGGTAAAGCTCTCGTCGGCAAGAAGGTGGGTGATGAAACCACCGTCGTTACGCCGAATGGCAAGCGCGAGTTGGAGATTCTGAAGCTGACGACGATCCACGATGAAGCGTAG
- a CDS encoding M28 family peptidase: MKTKWIAAVAGIALVGCHAGVLMGQEKEDRTLLTQEQMTAIINEVSGERAMHNVMEQVPYQFVRPPSEYQGHFREAEAVAKMAKEYGFSKVSIEDYPSGTTYQPTVGELWTTSPKSVKIYDVHDIPETLASTNANGDISADLVDVGQGTAKDFEGKDVKGKFVLSLAPSGLAQIYNRAVDAGAIGVVGISAIGAGDRAVDYPNEVVWTTVVAKPGTVAWAVSPRVARELETQLNRGQKVTIRSITKSEQVPNKQELVHAEIPGDGSTTQEVAIGGHLFEAYIKQGANDDNSGVALTLEVGRAYLKLIAEGKLPKPKRTINFQWVQEISGTNAWFNAHPEKAKVIIGDLNFDMEALRLTASRSLWILQRTPDTFPSYINDIGQSMLEYIAEVSRERVRYRGTGYGASQPVESPNGSQDAFYIKVDKHYGSSDHVTYMQHGIPAIMFITWPDMWYHSSQDTPDKQDPTQYKRAAAVATGSLAALASGTDEEAARILNENLGRGLARMGESHTKGLGYIADAADAASLNTAYKEARIAILHQAAVEKGVVDSASVLWTNTDTGKKSTSSFAPLIDARATELLAEVKAAYTLQAAQRGITPSEPVQTAEEKEAAGILVESVARAGGPGGPGGGAGGGRRGGPPTGPQLPTEMNAEFQLLLPKHMTALEIRDFLSGEFTPLPLADLMEVLHAREKAGMVKLTQKPAEAPVAAKGKKKK; the protein is encoded by the coding sequence ATGAAGACGAAATGGATAGCGGCTGTGGCTGGCATTGCCCTGGTGGGTTGCCATGCCGGAGTCCTGATGGGGCAGGAAAAGGAAGACCGCACGCTGCTCACGCAGGAGCAGATGACGGCCATCATTAACGAAGTGTCGGGCGAGCGCGCGATGCACAACGTAATGGAGCAGGTGCCGTATCAGTTTGTGCGTCCGCCGTCGGAGTATCAGGGACACTTCCGCGAAGCCGAAGCCGTTGCCAAAATGGCGAAGGAATACGGTTTCAGCAAGGTATCCATTGAGGACTATCCCAGCGGCACCACTTATCAGCCCACTGTGGGCGAACTTTGGACGACCTCGCCCAAGAGCGTGAAGATTTACGACGTTCACGATATTCCAGAGACGCTTGCTTCCACCAATGCCAATGGCGACATCAGCGCCGACCTGGTCGACGTGGGCCAGGGCACCGCAAAGGACTTTGAAGGCAAGGACGTCAAAGGCAAGTTTGTTCTGTCGCTGGCTCCCAGCGGCCTTGCACAGATTTACAACCGCGCTGTCGATGCTGGTGCTATCGGCGTCGTAGGCATCAGCGCCATTGGCGCGGGTGATCGCGCTGTTGACTATCCCAACGAAGTGGTCTGGACCACCGTTGTTGCCAAGCCCGGAACTGTTGCATGGGCCGTGTCGCCGCGTGTGGCGCGTGAGTTGGAAACGCAGTTGAACCGCGGCCAGAAGGTCACCATCCGCTCCATCACCAAGAGTGAGCAGGTGCCGAACAAGCAGGAACTGGTCCACGCAGAAATCCCTGGCGATGGCAGCACCACGCAGGAAGTCGCGATCGGCGGCCACTTGTTTGAGGCCTACATCAAGCAGGGTGCGAACGACGACAACTCCGGTGTTGCACTCACGCTGGAAGTGGGTCGCGCGTACTTGAAGCTCATCGCTGAGGGCAAGCTGCCCAAGCCGAAGCGCACCATCAACTTCCAATGGGTGCAGGAGATCAGCGGCACCAACGCATGGTTCAACGCGCATCCTGAAAAGGCGAAGGTCATCATCGGCGACCTGAACTTTGACATGGAAGCCCTGCGCCTGACAGCGAGCCGGAGCCTCTGGATTCTGCAGCGCACGCCAGATACCTTCCCGTCGTACATCAACGACATTGGCCAGAGCATGCTGGAGTACATCGCGGAAGTGTCGCGTGAACGCGTGCGCTATCGCGGTACGGGCTACGGCGCGTCGCAGCCCGTGGAATCGCCCAATGGCAGCCAGGACGCCTTCTACATCAAGGTGGACAAGCACTACGGCTCCAGCGATCACGTGACGTACATGCAGCACGGTATCCCGGCCATCATGTTCATTACCTGGCCGGACATGTGGTACCACTCGTCGCAGGACACACCAGACAAGCAGGACCCCACGCAGTACAAGCGTGCTGCCGCTGTGGCAACAGGTTCGCTTGCAGCACTAGCGTCCGGCACGGATGAAGAAGCTGCACGCATCCTGAATGAGAACCTGGGTCGTGGTCTTGCCCGTATGGGTGAGTCGCACACCAAGGGCCTTGGCTACATTGCAGATGCTGCCGATGCTGCCTCGTTGAACACGGCGTACAAGGAAGCACGCATCGCCATCCTGCATCAGGCCGCGGTAGAGAAGGGTGTTGTGGATTCAGCCAGCGTTCTGTGGACCAACACAGACACAGGCAAGAAGAGCACCTCGTCCTTTGCTCCGCTGATTGATGCGCGTGCAACGGAACTACTTGCTGAAGTGAAGGCAGCGTACACGCTTCAGGCTGCACAGCGCGGCATTACGCCGAGCGAGCCCGTGCAAACGGCAGAAGAGAAGGAAGCCGCCGGCATTCTGGTGGAATCTGTTGCTCGCGCCGGTGGACCGGGTGGCCCCGGAGGCGGTGCTGGTGGTGGACGTCGTGGTGGACCGCCGACCGGTCCTCAGCTTCCGACAGAGATGAACGCAGAGTTCCAGCTGCTGTTGCCCAAGCACATGACCGCACTGGAAATCCGCGACTTCCTCTCTGGCGAATTCACACCGCTGCCGCTGGCAGATCTGATGGAAGTGCTGCACGCACGCGAGAAGGCTGGAATGGTTAAGCTGACGCAGAAGCCTGCTGAAGCTCCGGTTGCAGCAAAGGGCAAGAAGAAGAAGTAA
- a CDS encoding dipeptidase, translating into MRHLIALSLSAALLITPQASLAQSNSDAALIAKAHKIHDHVITLDTHNDIEPSNFTAECNYSMPLTTQVNIPKMIAGGMDVSFMIVYVGQGPLTPEGYDDAYKQAIAKFDAIHRLTEKIAPDKIGLALTPEDVIRLHKQGKKIAVIGVENGYPIGLEVARVKEFYDRGARYMSLAHNGNSQLADSNTGEKDGYSYNNGLSDEGRKVIAEMNKYGIMVDLSHPAKGANLEAIKLSKAPVIASHSAVRALAPSVSRDMDDEQLEALKKNGGVIQVVGFASYLKPDSPERTEALTKLQKEFFGEMARRGARGEGAPRPCPVESATEAKGGRRGGLAAYANMLPEDKRADFTKQLAEIDAKYPPAPRANVKDLIDHVDYAVKKIGIDHVGLASDFDGGGGIDGWNSTDQSFNVTLELVRRGYSEEQIGKLWSGNLLRVWGEVDKVAKQLQKAQK; encoded by the coding sequence TTGAGACACCTGATAGCTCTTTCCCTGAGTGCGGCTCTACTGATCACACCACAGGCCAGCCTGGCGCAATCCAACAGCGACGCCGCCCTGATTGCCAAAGCGCACAAGATCCATGACCACGTGATCACACTCGACACGCATAACGACATCGAGCCCTCAAACTTCACGGCGGAGTGTAACTACAGCATGCCGCTGACCACGCAGGTAAACATCCCCAAGATGATTGCCGGTGGCATGGACGTGTCGTTCATGATCGTCTACGTGGGACAAGGGCCGCTGACCCCCGAAGGCTATGACGATGCTTACAAGCAGGCCATTGCCAAGTTCGACGCGATCCACCGCCTGACGGAGAAGATTGCGCCTGACAAGATTGGCCTGGCCCTTACGCCGGAAGACGTGATCCGCCTGCACAAGCAGGGCAAGAAGATTGCCGTCATTGGTGTAGAGAATGGCTACCCCATTGGCCTGGAAGTGGCCCGCGTGAAGGAGTTTTATGACCGCGGCGCGCGGTACATGTCATTGGCACACAACGGCAACAGCCAGCTTGCAGACTCCAACACCGGCGAGAAGGATGGCTACAGCTACAACAATGGCCTGTCCGATGAAGGCCGCAAGGTTATCGCTGAGATGAACAAGTACGGCATCATGGTGGACCTGTCGCATCCGGCAAAGGGCGCGAACCTGGAAGCCATCAAGCTGTCGAAGGCTCCAGTCATCGCATCGCACTCGGCTGTTCGTGCGCTGGCCCCCAGTGTGAGCCGCGACATGGACGACGAACAGTTGGAGGCGCTGAAGAAGAACGGCGGCGTGATCCAGGTAGTGGGCTTCGCCAGCTACTTGAAGCCGGATTCGCCGGAACGCACCGAGGCGCTGACCAAGCTTCAGAAGGAGTTCTTTGGCGAGATGGCGCGTCGAGGTGCGCGAGGTGAAGGTGCTCCGCGTCCTTGCCCAGTGGAAAGTGCAACCGAGGCAAAGGGTGGACGCCGTGGGGGCCTTGCCGCCTATGCAAACATGCTGCCGGAAGACAAGCGCGCCGACTTCACGAAGCAGCTAGCCGAGATTGATGCGAAGTATCCGCCCGCGCCTCGCGCCAACGTGAAGGACCTGATCGACCACGTGGACTACGCCGTGAAGAAGATCGGCATTGACCATGTGGGTCTGGCATCGGACTTCGACGGTGGTGGCGGCATTGACGGATGGAACAGCACCGACCAGTCGTTCAACGTGACGCTGGAACTGGTGCGCCGTGGCTACAGCGAAGAGCAGATTGGCAAGCTGTGGAGCGGCAACCTGCTGCGTGTATGGGGCGAGGTCGATAAGGTAGCCAAGCAGTTGCAAAAGGCGCAGAAGTAA
- a CDS encoding sialate O-acetylesterase: MRRLLLSASLVLCSLPMAAEVRLPHLFSDHAVLQRDRPVRVWGWARPGETVSVSFHQQKLSIMANSYGQWETWLKPESAGGPYTLTVTGDATASPITRNDLLVGDVWIASGQSNMEMPLKGFNPDTQIKDHEKEIAAANHPKIRLLFQHKRPAAVPLSDTDDTWTVCTPETAAGFSAVAYFFGRDLQEHEKGVPIGLIDTSWGGTPAMTWMSAGGAGFLGQGSLFTNGAGMVADQGATDEIKANLAAQDDADKAAGRTPVPHAKFTDRNSSWNPAALYNGMLAPYTKYAIRGAIWYQGEADQSMPYAPYYGRIFGGMIQDWRHQWAQGDFPFLFVQLSSYGTNTVDGWSTVRDAQRKTLSLVNTGMAVTLDVGHPTNIHPGDKQAVGARLAAAALSISYGAKAEGFSPMFEQATTEPNGMRAWFTHAEGLAPKAGAVGGFEIAGADHKFAPAEARVEKIGDHVTVVATSSTVKEPKYIRYGWAAVVTDYLYNSAGLPMGTFTSEP, translated from the coding sequence ATGCGTCGTCTGCTGCTTTCCGCTTCGCTTGTGTTGTGCAGCCTTCCCATGGCCGCGGAGGTTCGCCTGCCGCACCTGTTTTCTGACCACGCAGTGCTGCAACGCGACCGTCCGGTGCGGGTGTGGGGATGGGCGCGGCCCGGAGAGACTGTTTCCGTCAGTTTCCATCAACAGAAGCTGAGCATTATGGCGAATAGCTATGGTCAGTGGGAGACGTGGCTCAAGCCGGAGTCTGCGGGTGGCCCGTACACGCTGACCGTTACTGGCGATGCCACGGCCTCGCCCATCACGCGCAATGACCTGCTGGTGGGTGACGTCTGGATTGCCAGCGGCCAGTCGAACATGGAAATGCCGCTGAAGGGATTCAACCCGGATACCCAGATCAAGGATCACGAGAAGGAGATTGCAGCGGCGAATCATCCGAAGATTCGCCTGCTCTTCCAGCACAAGCGCCCGGCTGCGGTGCCGCTGTCCGACACGGACGATACATGGACCGTTTGCACCCCCGAGACTGCGGCTGGCTTTTCGGCCGTGGCCTATTTCTTCGGACGCGATCTGCAGGAGCACGAAAAGGGCGTTCCCATTGGCCTTATCGATACAAGCTGGGGCGGCACGCCTGCCATGACGTGGATGAGCGCGGGCGGCGCAGGCTTCCTGGGCCAGGGTAGCCTGTTCACCAACGGCGCGGGTATGGTCGCGGATCAGGGCGCGACAGACGAGATCAAGGCCAACCTGGCCGCGCAGGACGACGCGGATAAAGCAGCCGGAAGAACGCCGGTGCCGCACGCGAAGTTCACCGATCGCAACAGTTCATGGAACCCGGCCGCTCTGTACAACGGCATGCTGGCCCCGTACACGAAGTACGCCATCCGCGGTGCCATCTGGTATCAGGGCGAAGCGGACCAGAGCATGCCGTACGCGCCGTATTACGGACGCATCTTCGGCGGCATGATTCAGGATTGGCGGCACCAGTGGGCGCAGGGTGACTTCCCGTTCCTGTTCGTGCAGCTTTCCAGCTACGGCACAAACACGGTGGACGGATGGAGCACAGTGCGTGATGCGCAGCGCAAGACGCTGTCGCTGGTGAACACGGGCATGGCCGTCACGCTGGATGTGGGGCATCCCACCAACATCCATCCGGGCGACAAGCAGGCCGTGGGCGCGCGATTGGCTGCTGCCGCATTGAGCATCAGCTACGGCGCAAAGGCCGAGGGGTTCTCGCCCATGTTTGAGCAGGCCACCACGGAACCCAACGGCATGCGCGCCTGGTTCACCCATGCCGAAGGCCTCGCACCGAAGGCCGGAGCGGTCGGCGGATTTGAAATTGCTGGTGCCGACCACAAGTTTGCTCCTGCAGAAGCGCGCGTGGAGAAAATTGGCGACCACGTAACGGTGGTGGCGACCTCCTCCACCGTGAAGGAGCCAAAATACATCCGCTACGGCTGGGCCGCCGTGGTCACGGACTATCTGTACAACAGCGCAGGTCTGCCCATGGGCACGTTTACGTCCGAGCCATAG